The nucleotide window TCCCTAATGTGTAATTAACCTTGTGCCACGTCCTGCTGTGAGCCATCCCAGAATCTGTGTGCCAGAGGAGATGCTCTGGAAGCAAATCAAGCTTTTCTGGTACTTGGCAAACCTGATTTGTGACTATTCCTGTCACTTGGCTCACAGCCCATCTCCCCTACCCCCCTCAAAAAGACAAAGCGTGCAGATTGCAGGTCTTCAGGTGTCCTTTGAATGTCATGTGATTCCTGTCCATTCTCACTCTTTCAACCTCTTTCATTGACACCTGCCCTAGTGGGAGCTGAGAGCTTTTCTGGGGCAGCACATTTAACCCACCAGCTCAATTCTGAGTATCAGTTCCCTCAGCTTGTCCTTATAAACCGTGCAGTGACAGGTACCAGTGCAGTGAGGAACCCTTAGAGTGCAGTGACAGGTTCCAGTGCAGTGAGGAACCCTTAGAGTGCAGGGACAGGTTCCAGTGCAGTGAGGAACCCTTAGAGTGCAGGGACAGGTTCCAGTGCAGAGAGGAACCCTTAGAATGCAGGGACAGGTACCAGTGCAGAGAAGCCTCCCCCACTGTGGTACCCAGTGCAGGTACCTGCAGAGCTTCTCCATGGCATGGGAGGtgcaggctctgcaggaatGGGATGAGATGCACCCAAACCACCCATCTTAAATTCACAGGCCAAAAGCAGGCACTGTTGGCGAGGGGCAGAGAGCATTTGGAATCTGTGATTtaattccctttccttcctctcactTCCCTTATCCTGGCATTTCAGTTCCATTTTCTTTGGTGCTCTCATTCCTTGCCTGCCAGTCTCCTCTCCTTTGCTCCAGTGTCCCACCACAACAGTTAATTTATTGTGAAAGAAGGGGAAGAACACAAGATGAGCCAGACCCCAGCTACAAACAATTGCAAAAATTTTTGCTATGAGACAAGTGGGAGGAAAGCCACAGTAAGGTACAACCAACGCACAGCTCAGGTGCAGGGGAACACCCAAAGACTCAACCACAACACATCTGAGGTTTGTCTTAAGTTGGAGCCTCTTTTGTTCCTTTATCAAtttcagctccaggagccttctcatctttcactgtttttaagCATTACTTACTGAGGCCTTTTTATGCCTAACCTTAATTTCAGATCCATCAGACATCTGGAAAGGCTGAAGGATAGGTTTCACCACCTTCAATTACAAAGATAGATGATACAGGTCTTTGAACCTCCTTTGGTGAAAACATGCCTTTGGACAGGCTCCTAACAGTTATCAGTTGGTTTTAACCCAAGTAAACCACCTCCCTTCATTTCTCAGTGTTCTGAATACTGGCAGCTGCATTGTCTTGCTCCACAGCCTTCACAAGCTGGTACCCAACCCTCTCAAAATAACCTGACCACAAACCACTTGACCCAGTAGAACCCCCAGAGGTTCCCTagccctgccctgccctacCTACACATGGGGATAGCTCAGCAAACTGGTGCTTGATGAGCCTCCCAAGGGGGTGTTAACCTCTGCCAAGAGGGgaagggctgctctgcagcaactgctgctgcttACCAGAGCACAGATTTTTCTAAGTTGAATTACTGAACAAGAACCACGCACCTCAGCTGGCCTTGCCCACACAGAAATGCCCCatctctgcagctttttgttTCCCATAGAAATGGGGAATGCCTCAGACCTGGCACATCCTGAGCGCTTCTCAGAAAAGCGTCTGTTTTTCAGAGACCCATTTTCTTCTGGGGTGGGGCCGATCTCAAAGATATCACATGCCTTGGCAGAGTCCCGTTtgctgcagaggagcacaggCACTGAAATCAGTACTTAAAATACAGGATTGCATTGGAGAACTGGGTATCGTTTGTGTGTAGGCACCAGCacgggagcagcaggagggccACCCCACCCTCTCTGAGCATCTGGCACCGATGGGGACGGTGCCACCCGCGGGCTGGAATGGAGCACGTCCCCGGGAGCAGCGGGACACCCGCAGAGCCTGGGGCTacctggggctgcctggggctACCTGGGGCTGCCCGGGGCTGCCTGGGGCTACCTGGGACACAGGGGATCCCCCAccgccccccggccccgctcaccTTTACTCAGCTGCACCCGCTTGAACTCGAAGGGGATGTTGTTGGCCCGGGCGAAGATGTAGAGCGCCCGGCAGGGCTGCGAGAGCAGGTCCAGGtacagctccagccccatcGTGTCGCTGCTGCTGCCACCGCCGCCTGTTCCTGTTAAATCCCGTCCCGGCCGGTCCCGCCAGCACCGGTCCCGCCCCAGCCGGGGCGGAGCGACAGAGCCCGGGGCTCCCCCCGGGGCCGGTGCCTGACACGGGACAGGGCTGGTGCCACCCGGGCAAAGTCTCCACTGGGCTCTGCCACCTTCCATCTGCTGCCTTATCGGCTTGTCCCGATAACTCCCCTTAACGATAAAGAAGCCAAAGCTCGGCTGAGGGGACGCGAGAGGCAGATGCTGGCTATGCCCGTGGGAGATCACAGCTCCTGCACAAGAGGACTTTCCATTCCTGTGactccagcaccagcccagaCACATGTGCTATGGAAAAACAACCTGAGAACAAGAACTCACAGCAGGAGAACACACACTGCTTCATTGCTATGAAACAACCTTGCTCCTATCTTCACAACATTCAACCACCATTCCCAAAACCCATCCCTTCAAGATTCCCAGCTTTCAATCATTTATTGCTAATGCCAATGTGTGCATTTATTGCTAATGCCAATGtgtacatttattttgctttgcaaaaaaGTAAGCCAGAGCTGGAGCCATTCctgctggaggaaaagcaaCCCTTGGAGAATAGTTGCAGGCCACAGGTacatggcagctctgcagctaaAATTGCCATGGCATGTGTCAAATACAGACTTAGGACTTGCAGTGACACAAGCTGGCTCCAGGATATTCATATTAGACATCAGACATTTCAGTCTGCATTAACATCAATCTACACTTAATAATACCTGCTGTTACCTCCAGCACAGAACATTGGAGGGAAACAACATAGGCAAGAAAAGGACAAGGCACCAGTCTGTAACAGTGAAAAGTCCTCTTAATAACTCCATCCCTAATTAtaaaatatcctgagctggaagggacccacaaggatcatcaagtcaaTTCCTGAGCCCAAGAATCTTTATTagacacagttttaaaaatatatatattatttaatatttacttaAAAGTTGGAGTCACTGCAGCCTAGAGCAGCTcttcaaacacatttctgctaCAGGCACTACACAGGTGTTTATGCATTTGCAGACAGACAGAACCAttgtcccagcacagcactgagggCCCAGCCCTCACCACTGGAGGACAGCACTTCCATCAGGCTATGCTCAAGAGCTGGTGGTAATTCTCCATATGCCAGCAGGATACAATGCAAAGTCCTCTTCAAGACAACCTGTATCTCAaaattcatctcttttttttttccctcttttaaaCCAGTAACTGAACTCTGTCCACAGTGTCCTCGAAAGAGGAAAAAGGCCTGTAATAGCTGACTTCAGATATGATAAGGTTGAGGAACCAACCATTGAGGGACCATgactcagtgctgctgtgttggGGAGCAGTCCATGGCCTGTCCCACGCAGCAGCTTCAGCCATCTCAGCTTCCATTCATTCAGGCTCGTCTCTGTGCTCGCTCGTTCTGTTCAAAATTAAAGTTGAGAAGGTGACTGAAGATGCCCCTGTCTCAGAGTCACACAGAAGGGACTTCAGGGAGGAATAGGACAATTTAATAATCCTTTCTGTCCCAGTTCTCAAACATTCCCAGTCTACAACTCAAAATCATCATTTTTCAGGGCCAGGTATTTCTAAGTTCTCAGATTAGAGAGCAGAACACTTGCCCAAATCATGCAGCACAAAGTCTATTAAGGATCCCTAGTCCACCCATCTGGCAAGGTAAATGCTACCCCCTGCTTTTGTCTCAAAGCTCTCAACTTCACACTGCTGTACGAAAAAAGGGCCTGAATATATCTGTACATAAAGTCTTAAACTCTGTAATGACAAAAGGTTTAATCTTTGCATTTTGCTTGCAGTCCTCTGGGTAGCTGTCAATACCCCAGCTATAGAGGTAGTAAAGAGAAGGgcagaatagaaaaaaaccccaccaaaaatcAGAATTGTTTTGGTTGAAAAAGACCCTTAAGACCATTGAATCCAACCATTTACTGCCAAACCTACCACTAAATCACGTCCCCAAGTGCAACACCAGCACATCTTTTAAACCCCTCCAGGAATGCTGCCTAACTTTGACAGAAAATctctttctcccctccccaccctttCTGAGTATTCCATAACCATGCACCCACAAATGTTGCCTTCACACTGAATTGTACTGTCTCAGACAAAGGAAAGGATCCTGGACACTAATACTTGTGCTAAGCATgaactgcaataaaaaaatcaaactgcaacttgtacagtttattttcttccccatttcaATTACCTTTACTGTCTTCTCGAGCTTACACAGAGCTCCCTCATATTGCTGCACCAATGGCTTCAATGAGTTGCCCTTCACTGGGTGTTTCTTTATATCCTGGATGCCAGCATCCCTCAACATCTGCAGAAACCTCCGCTCCTGCACAAAACAGACACTGGAGATGAGGCACCCCACTGCCTATCAGCTGGAAAATGAGCACATTTGGGAACATGCTGCTTAGGCAGGAAATAATTGAAGTTTCCAAGCAAAAAGCTCAGCTGACTGGAAAAGGTGGGAAGTTCATGATCCTTATGCTCATTATTATCCTTATCAAATGAATCCCACACCAAAGACATACCTGAATTCTAAGGACCAAGCTGAAAGCAACACCTGTTTCTCCTGCACGAGCTGTTCTTCCAACCCTGGAAACAGAAAGTAGCTTCAAGTCAGTTTAGCCCCATAGTCACTGCCATTATCAACTCCAAGATTCTGATGCTGACATTCTCCAGTTTTAAGAAAGTCTGATTCCAACTTAGTCAGCTTAGTTTTTAGCTAGAAAACTATTTGCATActaaagtaaaaagaaaagctaaaagccCTTTTAAGTGCATGTCACCTTtgctaaatatttcaaaacaaaccaagctCAGAcatctttgttttgttcctgttgTCTTACCGGTGAATGTAGGTCCTGATGAACTGTGGTGCATCATAGTTTATCACATAATTCACTCTTTTAACATCAATTCCTCGGGCTGTGGCATCTGTGCTGATTAACCTGTTTGTAAATGTATATATACAGTCATTTTCAGCTAACATCTCAAGCACTACagacacaaataaaacacaagtgAACACAGCACAACTCTGGCTAGTCTCTGTTCCAACTGGACAGTCAACCTCTGCCTCtaagcctggcagcagcactgcaagtCACTCCTAATTGCCACTGGCCTTATTAGCTGCCCACAGACCTCCAAGCATCACTACAGGCTGGTCACCCTCTGCTGAACGTGAGAAGTTACTGGGTGTTTCCAGGTTCTCCAAGCATGCCAGATGCCTCCCAGCTCACTGGAGCTCACAAATCTCTAAGGAATCTGAGCATTCCATACAAACATTGAACACAAATAGTGAGGTAAGGAATTCCAGTAGTCAAGGAGGAATTTATACACCAGGTTTGGATAAAgagaacacacagaaaataagtatttacCTTTTCCTCAAAGACATTCTACAGATACAATCTCATATTGCTACCAAAAGCACAATGCAAATCAAACACATGGATAGTAGATCTGTATGCAAGTCTGAGCAGGGATTGCTTCAGTAGGAAGCTCTAACAATAAATACAGTTTCAGCACCAACATTCATTTCTGCCCTAGCAAGTACCAGATGCCCAGCACAAGCATTAAACTCCAGATTTGCAAACCTTTGTGTTTTGGGCACACATTTGTATTCATTGCTTGTTATGAAACACCACACAGAAATTCAGACTGCAGCTAGATTGGAACAGGATAAACAATTCAAAGACACAAGTCCAAGTCTCACACCCATCCTGCAACAGACTCCTGCATACTCCATTTCAGAGGACCCCATGTAACTGTGTCCTAGTTCTGTTTAGCTTTTCACACTGCAAACACCCTGTGCTGGAAAACATACAGGAAACTAGTTTAATATGCtcacagctgtatttttccttgttcAAACTCCTTCATGGTTCTCTTTCTCTCATTTGGAGCTAACCGAGAAGAAAACTCTGCCACCGTGACTCCACCAAAGGCTTGAACCAGCAGGAACAACCTGCAGGTGAACAGGAGAGAAACTGTCACTTCCCTACCCCTGTAAGATCCCTTGACAGATACCTGCAGCTGTGATCTCATGAATGTTTACCTGTGAGAGGCTTCCCTGGAGTTGGTGAAGCACAACACGCGGGTGAATTCCATTTTCAGCATGAAATACAAGAGGAGCAAAGGCTTGGAATTCAGGTCACAAGGCACGTAATATTGCTGTAGACAACAGGGAAGCAGTTCAGAGAGAAATTACTTCTTGCCAAGACTGTCTTCCCTGAAACCCACTACCCATCCATGACCTATGGCTTGCATGTTTTATAGCTGActaacagcagcaaaaccagagcCATAATGCCACCCTCTTTAGAAGAAACAGGCTGGCAGGATACAACACAAATGGAGACAGGAGACCTGAGCTGTTCTAATGCTCTCACAGCTCCAGGACAAGTAACAACATGCACTGCCTTCCTGCCTACAGGATGGCCTGTATATACATGTCTTGAAATGAATGTTACACATAAGGATAATTGATAGGTGCTACTACATTATTATGACTCCCTAGTTCCACTCTGCATTGCTGCTAAACTTAATTCCACATTAAGAGAGGTTAATTAACATAATAATCGAGCCTTAACCAAATGAACATTAAgtaatgagaaaacaaatgtgtaAAGATATAGGTCTCTGGGTCAAATATACTCCCAAAGCCACTTTTGCaaggaaacacaggaaagacATATTTGTTTTAGGGTGAAACCACAACTAGATAGTCCCAAATTAAACACATCTTCAATTATAACTTATTCAAAAGAATTCACATCATACCGACAGCCCCTCAGGGAGAGTGTATTTATTATTAGTATCTTGTTCAGTTTCTGTTCCATCTCCATTTTTCTCAGAATACACAGATGTGAAGAGACGAGGCTGGAATAAATCCAGCTGCTGCAATTTCTCTGGGTCCTGGGTCAGTGTGGctgaaaacagcagtttctGTAAGGGTAtctgaggagagcaggaactgaaagaaacagcacACAGAAACTGGGCTTTAAGGATGGGACAAAGGAGTTTCACCCCAAGTGCCTTCACATGATATAATGGAAGCAACGAATGCTCTCTGATGCTCTTTTCCTGCCCTGGGCCCTTCCTGTAGGTTCTTTTCCACCCTTGTTTTATGGTGGAGTTCACAGACAGAACTGATGAGCATTCTCAATCAAGTGCACAACCCCAATCCATTACTCCTGCTCAAGTCCCTGCACCCTGGTTACCCATGTCCTCATTCTAGTCATGTTCTTCCCTAGCCATGCATCTCAGTTTCTGACATCTCTGCCATTGCTGTacaaaaacagcagctgcagataGTTAATTGCAAGAGTTTTCCTCCAAATCCATTACTCAGCTTTACCAGAAGGCATTACTATAGTTACTGTGCAAATGGATCACAGATTTGCAGTATTTGTGCATTCTTTTGATGCTCCTTTAGTCTAAATAAGGAAAGCCTGGAGAATACAATACTTAGTCTGAAGGACATCCTCTGGCATCACCTGTTTACTGCCCTCTTCTCCTCTGAGACATTTCTCAGAGGAATCAAGCTTTGAGAGAATGTGTGTGGCAGTGTACagtggagcagggcagtgacatccagctgctgctgtccataCTATCACTTCAAAGAAATGCACTCTGCAACTTACCTGGCTGCTGTTACAGGCCCTGGTTTGGTTCTTTGAAAAAGCATGTTGGAGCCAGAGTCATTTTCTCCTCGGAATGCAGCTTTGACAATTTGGTTCAGACAGTTCTGGTGCATGTCATCAATCATACGGTCAGCTTCATCCACAATCTGAATTCACAAGGATGAAAACCACCACTTGTTAAATACTGGGagctttgattttcctttttatctgtAACCAGTGAGCCAGAACATATGATAATGGAAGCTTCTAGTCAACAGAACTGCATTCCTTGCCCATCCTTACTCCAAGTTTGCAAGAGCCTAAGAGAGAAGGGGAAGTGGGTGGATGCTTGGGTGTCACGAGTTGGAACCAAACATCTCATCTTGTGACTGCTCCCTGCACAATCTGGAGTGCAGACAGGCCCACACAACAGTTCCAGCAGAGAGGTATTTATGTTCCACACAAGAAGCAAGCAGGAATTGCTGCTGTAGCAGGCACTGCACTCAGATGGGAGAGCTGTGGAGGTGACTCACCAGGAAGCGAAGCTGTGTCAGGCTGAAGCCCGGGGTCTGGTTAATGTGATCCGTGAGCCTCCCTGGTGTTGCCACGACAATGTCAGCCAGGCTGCAATAGCCTGTCACTCTGAAAGGACAAGCAGCCCATCAGTAAGTCTCTCTTCACAATAAAGCCTGTAGCAGAGACCTTAAGAAGGAGATCTTAAGGTTTTCCTACCACTCAATTAACTGAGGAATAACAAAATTCACATATGGACTTGACACTGGAGAGCATGCAGGGGCAGTGGTGGACACTGGACACCAGTCTCCACTGTGCTGtcttattttaaacagaaagtgTCATTCCTCATTGCTCTTCAAAAAAGTTTAATTGCAGCAAACTCCCACACAGTCATATGTACCCGTGGGCACAAGGTAAACGTTTGCATTCTGAGCATTTGCTGGTGAAGAGCCCCAAAAATCTAGGAAAACATTATAATGACAAAATGAGGGTAGTAACAAGCACTGTGACAAAGACAGAACCACCAGAGTCCAACATATAAAACCATTACCCAAAATCATGATAGCATGGTGCTGTGCTGCAACAGCCTTTATCTTGACCCCACCTTAATGAGATTAATTAGCTTGCAATCTCTGTAAACCTTGTCAAAATACCTTTTAACCTACTTTTTCTGGACAAGCATCTCCTGTTCCTTTGCAAAAGATTTCTGGCCAGTAATCAAAACGACCTTCAGACCTGTCCCGTCAGTGTACACGTTGAACACTTTACTCACCTGCAAAGAGATGGGTTTTGTCAGCTGCCACAGAATCAGCTGCAGTAAATACTTTCCATTGCATGAACAGCATCAAAACCACTGGCAGGTCTTCAGTCTGCTTCACAAAACAGCCAAGTATTGGCTG belongs to Parus major isolate Abel chromosome 15, Parus_major1.1, whole genome shotgun sequence and includes:
- the DDX51 gene encoding ATP-dependent RNA helicase DDX51 isoform X1; translation: MALFCIRRYGAEDEREEEEEAEAEDRARVLLERLQQQARARQLKKQREAQPQEREGPGGEGLSPGGEPGEGKGKRKRDSEEQPSAHRQKKLKTKQQPRSSSEERAGTEEAADGSSPTKKKKANRRKSKVQRERTEADSEEYIKQQENKNNFKNKSNKRKKTDEEAQEDETGRKESSEKAEGNQTTKEELPLVASGEEANCPPSSMMILGDYEEKPVQKVQPFLPQWLAQPKRVQKRIKDNLCPVRDVPGIHPRLLKKLQMNGIESFFPVQAEVIPAILQSASNGYLMGRGGYRPKDICVSAPTGSGKTLSFVIPIVQVLLDRVVCHVRALVVLPTKELAQQVSKVFNVYTDGTGLKVVLITGQKSFAKEQEMLVQKKVTGYCSLADIVVATPGRLTDHINQTPGFSLTQLRFLIVDEADRMIDDMHQNCLNQIVKAAFRGENDSGSNMLFQRTKPGPVTAASSCSPQIPLQKLLFSATLTQDPEKLQQLDLFQPRLFTSVYSEKNGDGTETEQDTNNKYTLPEGLSQYYVPCDLNSKPLLLLYFMLKMEFTRVLCFTNSREASHRLFLLVQAFGGVTVAEFSSRLAPNERKRTMKEFEQGKIQLLISTDATARGIDVKRVNYVINYDAPQFIRTYIHRVGRTARAGETGVAFSLVLRIQERRFLQMLRDAGIQDIKKHPVKGNSLKPLVQQYEGALCKLEKTVKNERAQRRA